The following are from one region of the Hemiscyllium ocellatum isolate sHemOce1 chromosome 26, sHemOce1.pat.X.cur, whole genome shotgun sequence genome:
- the LOC132828434 gene encoding DELTA-thalatoxin-Avl1a-like yields MATPTEEIVKTVDSRIAVGIEITNNSKHFDLTAAATFAECGVVQSPPPPIIAKEKKGTCVFTKTPFSLYGSVGVLSYSFGDQQFSLLFSNPLDCIKYDSEFALYIPDTKTMTDQKLYSKMYTQLHESSSFTKTAIGRGNAALQLVKDGMEVSGTMSNVHHKAIIKLEVRDHFSSPYKPNN; encoded by the exons ATGGCGACTCCGACTGAAGAGATTGTAAAAACGGTTGACTCCAGGATAGCTGTGGGAATCGAGATCACAAACAACAGCAAGCACTTTGACTTAACTGCAGCAGC GACATTTGCTGAATGTGGTGTTGTACAAAGTCCCCCACCTCCGATCATAGCGAAGGAGAAAAAAGGAACGTGTGTGTTCACCAAAACCCCATTCTCACTCTATGGCAGTGTTGGAGTCCTCAGCTACTCCTTTGGTGACCAGCAGTTCTCCCTTCTGTTCTCCAACCCACTTGACTGCATCAAGTATGACAGCGAGTTTGCTCTGTACATTCCTGATACAAAAACTATGACTGATCAGAAATTGTACAGTAAGATGTATACACAACTGCATGAATCCAGTTCCTTCACTAAAACTGCTATTGGAAGAGGGAATGCGGCACTGCAACTGGTCAAAGATGGAATGGAGGTTTCAGGCACAATGTCAAATGTGCATCACAAAGCTATCATTAAGTTGGAGGTTCGAGATCACTTCTCTTCTCCATACAAGCCGAATAATTAA
- the LOC132828309 gene encoding DELTA-thalatoxin-Avl1a-like, whose translation MATPIEEIVKSVDSNILVGIEITNSSKHFDLTAAATYADCGVVQSPPPPTIAKERKGMCVFIKTPFSLYGTAGILSYSFGDQQFSLLFSNPFDCIKYDSEFALYIPDTKTKTDQNLYKTMYTQLHESSSFTKTAIGKGNVALQLVKDGMEVSGTMSNVSHKAIIKLEIRDHSSSPRKTNY comes from the exons ATGGCGACTCCAATCGAAGAGATTGTAAAATCAGTTGACTCTAATATACTTGTTGGAATcgagatcacaaacagcagcAAGCACTTTGATTTAACTGCAGCAGC GACATATGCTGACTGTGGTGTTGTACAAAGTCCCCCACCTCCGACTATAGCGAAAGAGAGGAAAGGAATGTGTGTGTTCATCAAGACCCCTTTCTCGCTCTATGGCACTGCTGGGATCCTCAGCTACTCCTTTGGTGACCAGCAGTTCTCTCTTCTGTTTTCCAACCCCTTTGACTGCATCAAGTATGACAGCGAGTTTGCTCTGTACATTCCTGACACAAAAACAAAGACTGATCAAAATTTGTACAAAACAATGTATACCCAACTGCATGAATCTAGTTCCTTCACCAAAACTGCTATTGGAAAAGGGAATGTAGCACTGCAACTGGTCAAAGATGGAATGGAAGTTTCAGGCACAATGTCAAATGTGTCTCACAAAGCCATAATTAAATTGGAAATTCGAGACCATTCCTCTTCTCCACGCAAGACTAATTATTAA